One region of Deinococcus seoulensis genomic DNA includes:
- the uvrB gene encoding excinuclease ABC subunit UvrB, whose amino-acid sequence MLKVQSSYTPAGDQPTAIRSLVDGLDSGLRFQTLLGATGTGKSVAWHEPVTVEIAGQVRRLPIGELIDDLFGSPAQDEDSLELPPPDPMRVLAWNAADGAVAWRTVTALTRHGAPERLHRLVTGCGREVTVTADHSVWVLRGGHVQLVAGDDVRPGDALPVPRRVPQPDGTVTHLDTLALLDGTPFHVAVPYTPDRDPEWRALVRGHHARPDGKLHALRHGKRGGGLSVTAARAAVSQGLAVAAEARVSARSVSVAGQLSLTPALALLLGQYVAEGHAAPGCALISVRDADVQAQLTAALHELEAGHFRRADGDFVLSGRVWREVLARLMGERSSEKHLPVNFAAFPDAFLAGVLRAYFEGDGGVDGGAVTAVTNSARLAGELAEALLRFGVWARLREVQKRRPDGTLGTYHKVTVSGAQNLRSFQEGVGFLSARKRAALADLLERTGEGNTNVDVVPGVGGRLLAERERAGLSQRQVAQAAGCTRTMVSAVECGVRAPSAALFGRLCEALNVTDTAFTGLADVHWSPVETNETVAPRTAFVYDFSVDGFETFLTGRGGLFVHNTYSVAKVIEETQRPALIMAPNKILTAQLASEFREFFPDAAVEFFISYYDYYQPEAYVPGKDLFIEKDASVNQEIERLRHSTTRSLLTRRDTIVVASVSCIYGLGDPKEYTALNLILKKGGQVSRDEILGRLVNMQYERNDIEMMPGRFRAKGEMIEVWPAYDEQPLRIELWGDDVERITVVHPLTGDRLAELDATVVYPAKHYVSSAGNIERAIVTIQQELDERLEYFRSTGKLLEAQRLKERTLYDLEMLKVLGYCSGIENYSRHIDGRAAGHTPYTMLDYFNDDFVTFIDESHVTVPQIGGMANGDRARKQTLVDYGFRLPSAMDNRPLNFDEFMSKTGQLVFVSATPGPYEREHSDSVADQIIRPTGLVDPPVTVRPINGQIEDLLGRVRERSARGERTLVTTLTKRMSEDLTEYLLEKGVKARYMHSDIDSVERQVIIRDLRLGHYDVLVGINLLREGLDLPEVSLVAILDADKPGFLRSERALIQTIGRAARNVNGEVILYGDSVTPAMQFAMDETRRRREKQTAYNEEHGITPTTVIKGVRNVIRGEEQPDEVTSENVGTDRDALTAQLTDLELDMWQASEDLDFERAASLRDQIRAIEAKLQGREFKQATVPGQKVRSRGRR is encoded by the coding sequence ATGCTCAAAGTCCAGTCCAGTTACACGCCCGCCGGCGACCAGCCCACCGCCATCCGCTCCCTGGTGGATGGCCTGGACTCCGGCCTCCGGTTCCAGACCCTGCTCGGGGCGACCGGCACCGGGAAGTCGGTGGCGTGGCACGAGCCCGTCACCGTGGAGATCGCCGGGCAGGTACGCCGCCTCCCCATCGGTGAACTGATCGACGATCTGTTCGGATCTCCCGCCCAGGATGAGGATTCGCTGGAACTCCCGCCGCCCGACCCGATGCGGGTGCTGGCGTGGAACGCGGCGGACGGCGCGGTGGCGTGGCGGACGGTGACGGCCCTGACGCGGCACGGTGCGCCGGAGCGGCTGCACCGGCTGGTCACGGGGTGCGGGCGCGAGGTGACCGTCACGGCGGATCACAGCGTGTGGGTCCTGCGAGGCGGGCACGTTCAGCTGGTTGCAGGGGATGACGTGCGGCCCGGTGACGCGCTGCCGGTGCCCCGCCGGGTGCCGCAGCCGGACGGAACGGTCACGCATCTGGATACGCTGGCGCTGCTGGACGGTACGCCGTTCCACGTGGCGGTGCCGTACACGCCGGACCGCGACCCGGAGTGGCGTGCCCTCGTGCGCGGGCATCACGCCCGCCCGGACGGGAAACTGCACGCCCTTCGGCATGGGAAGAGGGGCGGTGGCCTGAGCGTCACGGCGGCCCGCGCGGCGGTCTCGCAGGGACTGGCCGTCGCCGCCGAGGCGCGCGTCTCGGCCCGGTCGGTCAGCGTGGCCGGGCAGCTGTCCCTGACCCCGGCGCTGGCACTGCTGCTCGGGCAGTACGTAGCGGAGGGGCACGCCGCGCCGGGCTGCGCGCTGATCTCCGTGCGGGACGCAGACGTGCAGGCGCAGCTCACGGCGGCGCTGCATGAGCTGGAGGCCGGGCACTTCCGCCGCGCGGACGGCGATTTCGTGCTGTCCGGGCGGGTGTGGCGGGAGGTGCTGGCCCGGCTGATGGGCGAGCGTTCCAGCGAGAAGCACCTGCCGGTGAACTTCGCGGCGTTCCCGGACGCGTTCCTGGCGGGCGTGCTGCGCGCGTACTTCGAGGGGGACGGCGGCGTGGACGGCGGTGCGGTCACGGCCGTGACGAACAGCGCGCGGCTGGCCGGGGAACTGGCCGAGGCTCTGCTGCGCTTCGGGGTGTGGGCGCGCCTGCGCGAGGTGCAAAAGCGCCGCCCGGACGGCACGCTCGGCACGTATCACAAGGTCACGGTGTCCGGCGCCCAGAACCTGCGGTCCTTCCAGGAGGGGGTCGGTTTCCTGAGCGCTCGCAAACGGGCGGCCCTTGCGGACCTGCTGGAGCGGACCGGTGAGGGCAACACGAACGTGGACGTGGTCCCCGGTGTGGGCGGGCGCCTGCTGGCCGAACGGGAGCGGGCCGGGCTGTCGCAGCGGCAGGTAGCGCAGGCGGCGGGCTGCACGCGCACGATGGTCTCGGCGGTCGAGTGCGGCGTCCGCGCCCCCAGTGCAGCCCTGTTCGGCCGCCTGTGCGAGGCGCTGAACGTGACCGACACGGCCTTCACAGGGCTGGCCGATGTCCACTGGTCGCCGGTCGAAACCAACGAGACGGTCGCACCTAGGACCGCCTTCGTGTACGACTTCAGCGTGGACGGCTTCGAGACCTTCCTGACCGGTCGGGGCGGCCTGTTCGTGCACAACACCTACTCCGTGGCGAAAGTCATCGAGGAAACCCAGCGTCCGGCGCTCATCATGGCGCCGAACAAGATCCTGACCGCGCAGCTGGCCAGCGAGTTCCGGGAGTTCTTCCCGGACGCGGCGGTGGAGTTCTTCATCAGTTACTACGATTACTACCAGCCCGAGGCGTACGTGCCGGGCAAGGACCTGTTCATCGAGAAGGACGCCAGCGTGAACCAGGAGATCGAGCGGCTGCGGCACAGCACCACGCGCAGTCTGCTGACGCGGCGGGACACGATCGTGGTGGCGTCGGTCAGCTGCATCTACGGTCTGGGCGACCCGAAGGAGTACACGGCGCTGAACCTGATCCTGAAGAAGGGCGGGCAGGTCAGCCGGGACGAGATTCTGGGGCGGCTGGTGAACATGCAGTACGAACGGAACGACATCGAGATGATGCCGGGCCGGTTCCGCGCGAAGGGCGAGATGATCGAGGTGTGGCCCGCGTACGACGAGCAGCCCCTGCGGATCGAGCTGTGGGGCGACGACGTGGAGCGCATCACGGTGGTGCATCCGCTGACGGGGGACCGGCTGGCGGAACTGGACGCGACGGTGGTGTACCCGGCGAAGCATTACGTGAGCAGCGCGGGGAACATCGAGCGGGCCATCGTGACCATTCAGCAGGAGCTGGACGAGCGGCTGGAGTACTTCCGGTCCACCGGGAAGCTGCTGGAGGCGCAGCGCCTGAAGGAACGCACGCTGTACGACTTGGAGATGCTCAAGGTGCTGGGGTACTGCTCGGGCATCGAGAACTACTCGCGGCACATCGACGGGCGCGCGGCGGGGCACACGCCGTACACGATGCTGGATTACTTCAACGATGATTTCGTGACGTTCATCGACGAGTCGCACGTGACGGTCCCGCAGATCGGCGGGATGGCGAACGGCGACCGGGCGCGTAAGCAGACGCTGGTGGATTACGGCTTCCGCCTGCCGTCGGCGATGGACAACCGCCCGCTGAACTTCGACGAGTTCATGAGCAAGACCGGGCAACTGGTGTTCGTGTCCGCCACGCCCGGCCCGTACGAGCGCGAGCACAGCGACTCGGTCGCCGATCAGATCATCCGCCCGACCGGACTGGTGGACCCGCCCGTGACGGTGCGGCCCATCAACGGGCAGATCGAGGACCTGCTGGGCCGCGTGCGCGAACGCAGCGCCAGGGGCGAACGCACCCTGGTCACGACCCTGACCAAGCGCATGTCCGAGGACCTGACCGAGTACCTGCTGGAGAAGGGCGTCAAGGCGCGCTACATGCACAGCGACATCGACTCGGTGGAACGTCAGGTGATCATCCGCGACCTTCGCCTGGGCCACTACGACGTGCTGGTCGGCATCAACCTGCTGCGCGAGGGCCTGGACCTGCCGGAAGTGTCGCTGGTCGCCATCCTCGACGCCGACAAGCCCGGCTTCCTGCGCTCCGAACGCGCGCTGATCCAGACGATCGGCCGCGCCGCCCGCAACGTGAACGGCGAGGTCATCCTGTACGGCGACTCGGTCACGCCCGCCATGCAGTTCGCGATGGACGAGACCCGCCGCCGCCGCGAGAAGCAGACCGCCTACAACGAGGAGCACGGCATCACACCCACCACCGTCATCAAGGGTGTGCGCAACGTCATCCGCGGCGAGGAGCAACCCGACGAGGTCACCTCCGAGAACGTGGGCACGGACCGCGACGCCCTGACCGCCCAGCTCACGGACTTGGAACTGGACATGTGGCAGGCGTCCGAGGACCTGGACTTTGAGCGGGCCGCCAGCCTGCGCGACCAGATCCGCGCCATCGAGGCCAAGTTGCAGGGCAGGGAGTTCAAGCAGGCGACCGTGCCGGGCCAGAAGGTCCGGTCACGCGGACGGCGCTGA
- a CDS encoding uracil-xanthine permease family protein gives MSASTVNDPARRVVLGLQHSIAMFGATVLVPILVGLSPSVALFGAGVATLIFHLLTRGQVPIFLGSSFAFIAPTALVVKEFGPAAAGGGLIAAGLMYLLFSGLVKLLGTDRLLRVFPPVVTGPVIIVIGLGLSSVAVNQAKTNWWLALVTLGAAVIASLYGKGLFRMIPILVGVVTGYVVSLLTGQVTQEGLDAIAAAPLLGLPDFHAPALDWRAVAIIAPVAVVTFIEHVGDVIVNGRVVGKNFLEKPGLSRTLFADGLANMSSAALGGPAATTYAENTGVLALTRVYDPRVLQIGAVFAVLFGCSPKLAAVLKSLPQGVLGGVSILLFGMIASVGIRTLTEAKIDFAHSRTLIIVSLILVLGLGGAAFPIQVAGTSLELHGMALAALVGILANLILPRQRDEIDGPPERTLH, from the coding sequence TTGAGCGCATCCACCGTCAACGATCCTGCCCGCCGCGTCGTGCTGGGCCTGCAACACTCGATTGCCATGTTCGGCGCGACCGTCCTGGTGCCCATCCTGGTGGGCCTGTCGCCCAGCGTCGCGCTGTTCGGCGCGGGCGTCGCCACGCTGATCTTCCACCTGCTCACGCGCGGGCAGGTGCCGATCTTCCTGGGCAGCTCGTTCGCGTTCATCGCGCCGACCGCGCTGGTCGTCAAGGAGTTCGGCCCGGCCGCCGCCGGGGGTGGCCTGATCGCCGCCGGACTCATGTACCTGCTGTTCAGCGGACTCGTGAAACTCCTGGGCACGGACCGGCTGCTGCGGGTGTTCCCGCCCGTCGTGACCGGCCCGGTCATCATCGTGATCGGCCTGGGCCTCAGCAGCGTCGCCGTGAACCAGGCGAAAACGAACTGGTGGCTGGCCCTCGTCACGCTGGGCGCCGCCGTCATCGCCAGCCTCTACGGGAAGGGCCTGTTCCGCATGATTCCCATCCTGGTCGGGGTCGTCACCGGGTACGTCGTGTCCCTGCTGACCGGGCAGGTGACCCAGGAGGGCCTGGACGCCATCGCCGCCGCGCCCCTGCTGGGCCTCCCGGACTTCCACGCGCCTGCCCTGGACTGGCGGGCCGTGGCGATCATCGCGCCCGTCGCAGTCGTCACGTTCATCGAACACGTCGGGGACGTCATCGTGAACGGCCGCGTCGTCGGGAAGAACTTCCTGGAGAAACCCGGCCTGAGCCGCACGCTGTTTGCCGACGGGCTGGCGAACATGAGCAGCGCCGCGCTCGGCGGACCCGCCGCCACCACCTACGCCGAGAACACCGGCGTCCTCGCCCTGACCCGCGTGTACGACCCGCGCGTCCTGCAGATCGGCGCCGTGTTCGCCGTGCTGTTCGGCTGCTCCCCGAAACTCGCCGCCGTGCTGAAAAGCCTCCCGCAGGGCGTGCTGGGCGGCGTGAGCATCCTGCTGTTCGGCATGATCGCCTCGGTCGGCATCCGCACCCTGACCGAGGCGAAGATCGACTTCGCGCACAGCCGCACCCTGATCATCGTGTCCCTGATCCTGGTCCTCGGACTGGGCGGCGCCGCGTTCCCCATCCAGGTCGCCGGAACCAGCCTGGAACTGCACGGCATGGCCCTCGCCGCGCTGGTCGGCATCCTCGCCAACCTGATCCTGCCCCGCCAGCGCGACGAGATCGACGGCCCGCCGGAACGCACCCTGCACTGA
- a CDS encoding putative dsRNA-binding protein — MNAKGDLIARALTLGLGAPTFEAHAEGPPHDRRFRVTVRAGGQVLGEGGEGRSKRDAERAASESALRVLSGDATPAGPQRGAAGRAERWPIYGAVLAGALDAALEFAPEDATLDEVRVRAAHLYRDLLTDLGHGPDAPDADDLPRGALDPQESTPAGGPL, encoded by the coding sequence ATGAATGCCAAGGGTGATCTGATCGCGCGGGCGCTGACGCTGGGACTGGGCGCGCCCACCTTCGAGGCGCACGCGGAGGGCCCCCCGCACGACCGGCGGTTCCGGGTGACGGTCCGCGCGGGCGGGCAGGTGCTCGGCGAGGGAGGCGAGGGGCGCAGCAAACGCGACGCCGAGCGGGCGGCGTCCGAGTCGGCGCTGCGCGTGCTGAGCGGCGACGCGACCCCCGCCGGGCCGCAGCGGGGCGCGGCGGGCCGGGCGGAACGCTGGCCGATCTACGGCGCGGTGCTGGCGGGCGCGCTGGACGCCGCGCTGGAATTCGCGCCCGAGGACGCCACGCTGGACGAGGTGCGCGTCCGGGCCGCGCACCTGTACCGCGACCTGCTGACGGACCTGGGGCACGGCCCGGACGCGCCGGACGCCGATGACCTGCCGCGCGGCGCCCTGGACCCGCAGGAATCGACCCCGGCCGGGGGGCCGCTGTGA
- a CDS encoding HAD family hydrolase → MSGWPWRPAGVLFDMDGVLTDNNHFHRQAWQEVAASVLGLTLSEHDLDTKVDGGRNPEIIERLTGTYPDEALATRFHEAKEGRYRELAAGALREVTGLSAYLDALESRGIPFALVTSADRVNVEFGMQALGLGGRFGPRVLGEDVTHGKPHPQPFLLGAQRLGLNPADCLAHEDAVNGVRSAAGAGCRVVALTTTAPGAALREAGAERTAPDFTSWADWLE, encoded by the coding sequence GTGAGCGGCTGGCCGTGGCGTCCGGCGGGCGTGCTGTTCGACATGGACGGCGTCCTGACCGACAACAATCACTTTCACCGGCAGGCGTGGCAGGAGGTGGCGGCCAGCGTGCTGGGCCTGACCCTCTCCGAGCATGACCTGGACACCAAGGTGGACGGGGGCCGCAACCCGGAGATCATCGAACGCCTGACCGGCACGTACCCGGACGAGGCCCTCGCCACCCGTTTCCATGAAGCCAAGGAGGGCCGTTACCGCGAACTGGCAGCCGGTGCGCTGCGGGAGGTGACGGGCCTGAGTGCGTACCTGGACGCGCTGGAATCACGCGGCATTCCGTTCGCGCTGGTCACGAGCGCCGACCGGGTGAACGTGGAGTTCGGCATGCAGGCGCTGGGGCTGGGGGGTCGTTTCGGGCCGCGCGTGCTGGGCGAGGACGTCACGCACGGCAAACCTCACCCGCAGCCGTTCCTGCTGGGCGCGCAGCGGCTGGGCCTGAACCCGGCCGACTGCCTGGCGCACGAGGACGCCGTGAACGGGGTGCGTAGCGCCGCGGGTGCCGGGTGCCGCGTGGTTGCCCTGACCACCACCGCGCCCGGCGCGGCCCTGCGCGAGGCGGGCGCGGAACGCACCGCGCCGGACTTCACGTCCTGGGCCGACTGGCTGGAGTGA
- a CDS encoding YraN family protein — translation MKGAQAEDRAATFLGGLGRVVLARNYRIPGGEIDVVSREPDGTLVFTEVRQRRSARFGSAAESVTPRKLALMHRAALTYLTRELGRDDLPCRLEVLTIDGSAAGGALSVHAVE, via the coding sequence GTGAAGGGCGCGCAGGCCGAGGACCGCGCCGCCACGTTCCTGGGCGGGCTGGGGCGGGTGGTGCTGGCCCGCAACTACCGCATTCCCGGCGGCGAGATCGACGTGGTGTCGCGCGAACCGGACGGCACGCTGGTGTTCACGGAGGTCCGGCAGCGCCGCTCGGCGCGTTTCGGCAGTGCCGCCGAGTCGGTCACGCCGCGCAAACTGGCCCTGATGCACCGGGCCGCCCTGACGTACCTGACGCGCGAACTGGGCCGCGATGACCTGCCCTGCCGCCTGGAGGTGCTGACCATCGACGGCAGCGCTGCTGGCGGCGCGCTGAGCGTGCACGCAGTCGAGTGA